One Verrucomicrobiota bacterium JB022 genomic region harbors:
- the mce gene encoding methylmalonyl-CoA epimerase, translated as MITQIDHIGIAVKNLDEVVAYYEQTLGLHCEGKEEVASQKVRTAFFHVGEVHIELLEPTDPESPIAKFLESRGEGIHHIAFGTDDITGQLAHAKSSGARLIHEVPFEGAANKLVAFLHPKSTHGVLTELCMPKS; from the coding sequence ATGATTACCCAGATCGACCACATTGGAATTGCGGTGAAAAACCTCGACGAGGTCGTAGCCTACTATGAGCAAACCCTTGGCCTTCATTGTGAAGGCAAGGAAGAAGTGGCCTCGCAAAAGGTGCGCACGGCCTTCTTCCACGTAGGGGAAGTGCACATCGAGCTGCTGGAGCCGACCGACCCGGAGAGCCCCATCGCGAAGTTCCTCGAAAGCCGTGGCGAAGGCATCCACCACATCGCCTTTGGCACCGACGACATCACCGGCCAGCTCGCCCACGCCAAGAGCTCCGGCGCGCGCCTGATCCACGAAGTTCCGTTCGAAGGGGCCGCCAACAAGCTGGTGGCTTTCCTCCACCCGAAGAGCACACACGGCGTATTGACCGAGCTGTGCATGCCCAAGAGCTAA
- a CDS encoding acyl-CoA carboxylase subunit beta: protein MPIDPKLMEALEARRKEAELGGGQDKIEKRHAAGQLTARERLAALFDPDTFQEFGMHAQHACVGFGMADKKMPSDGVVTGTGYVKGRPVAAFAHDFTVGGGALGRIHAKKVCDLMDFAMKAGMPIVGINDSGGARIQEGVDSLSGYGQIFFRNVAASGLVPQVAIIAGPCAGGAAYSPALTDFLIMVENEATNMFICGPQVIKSATGENAKLEQFATAQAHAAVSGNVHMTAKSDAHAVELAQQLMSYLPSNNLDDPPHQLTENVSMDEVQELNDLVPENPKAPFDVHVVINKMCDEGTFFEIMPTFAPNLVTGFARVDGCVVGIVANQPKVKAGCLDIDASDKGARFVRVCNIYQIPIVTLVDVPGFFPGLKEERGGIIRHGAKMLFAYAASTVPKITVIMRKAYGGAYLAMCSSDLGADLVFAWPTAEIAVMGADGAVKVIFGKELKEAENADARLQELVEQYRDQFASPYQAAANALITDVIKPSQTRGAVSLGLRTLLNKRETRPPKKHGNIPL, encoded by the coding sequence ATGCCCATCGACCCCAAACTGATGGAAGCCCTGGAGGCCCGGCGCAAGGAAGCCGAGCTGGGCGGGGGGCAGGACAAGATCGAGAAGCGCCACGCGGCCGGTCAACTGACCGCCCGGGAGCGTCTCGCCGCCCTGTTCGACCCGGACACGTTCCAGGAATTCGGCATGCACGCCCAACACGCCTGCGTCGGTTTCGGCATGGCGGACAAGAAGATGCCGTCCGACGGCGTCGTGACGGGCACGGGCTACGTCAAGGGCCGCCCAGTAGCCGCCTTCGCCCACGACTTTACGGTCGGCGGCGGTGCGCTGGGCCGCATCCACGCCAAGAAGGTCTGCGACCTGATGGACTTCGCGATGAAGGCCGGGATGCCGATCGTCGGGATCAACGACTCCGGCGGCGCACGGATCCAGGAAGGCGTCGATTCGCTCTCCGGCTACGGCCAGATCTTTTTCCGCAACGTGGCGGCCTCGGGCCTCGTGCCCCAGGTGGCGATCATCGCCGGCCCCTGCGCTGGCGGCGCCGCCTACTCCCCCGCGCTGACGGACTTCCTCATCATGGTGGAAAACGAAGCCACCAATATGTTTATCTGCGGCCCGCAGGTGATCAAGAGCGCCACGGGTGAAAACGCCAAGCTGGAGCAGTTCGCCACCGCCCAGGCCCACGCCGCCGTCTCCGGCAACGTGCACATGACAGCCAAGAGCGACGCCCACGCCGTCGAGCTGGCCCAGCAGTTGATGAGCTACCTGCCGTCGAACAACCTCGACGACCCGCCCCACCAGCTCACCGAAAACGTGAGCATGGACGAGGTGCAGGAGCTGAACGACCTCGTGCCCGAAAACCCGAAGGCCCCCTTCGACGTCCACGTCGTGATCAACAAGATGTGCGACGAAGGCACGTTCTTCGAGATCATGCCGACGTTTGCGCCCAACCTGGTGACCGGCTTCGCCCGCGTCGACGGTTGCGTGGTGGGCATCGTGGCCAATCAGCCCAAGGTGAAGGCCGGCTGCCTCGACATCGACGCTTCCGACAAGGGCGCACGCTTCGTCCGCGTGTGCAACATCTACCAGATCCCGATCGTGACGCTGGTCGACGTGCCCGGGTTCTTCCCCGGCCTGAAGGAAGAGCGCGGCGGTATCATCCGCCACGGCGCCAAGATGCTCTTTGCCTACGCCGCCTCGACCGTCCCAAAAATCACCGTCATCATGCGCAAGGCCTACGGTGGCGCCTACCTGGCCATGTGCTCGAGCGACCTGGGCGCCGACCTCGTCTTCGCCTGGCCGACGGCTGAAATCGCCGTGATGGGCGCCGACGGTGCCGTGAAGGTGATCTTTGGCAAGGAGCTGAAGGAAGCCGAAAATGCCGACGCCCGCCTGCAAGAGCTCGTCGAGCAATACCGCGACCAGTTTGCCAGCCCCTACCAGGCGGCCGCCAACGCGCTGATTACCGACGTGATCAAGCCGTCGCAGACCCGCGGCGCCGTCTCCCTCGGCCTGCGCACCCTGCTGAACAAGCGCGAGACCCGCCCGCCGAAGAAGCACGGCAACATCCCCCTCTGA
- a CDS encoding OadG family transporter subunit — MHFLPVLAVATLSDSLPHLVGFAIVLVVLAALWAMTAVVGLVIPKPAPVAAKAAKAAPAPAPQPKAAAAAADDSEELAVISAVVAMLMDDRAHRIVSIRKSGTDWSREGRRQHHASHRIR, encoded by the coding sequence ATGCATTTCCTTCCCGTCTTAGCCGTTGCCACCCTTTCGGATTCCCTGCCGCACCTGGTCGGCTTCGCCATCGTCCTGGTGGTGTTAGCCGCCCTCTGGGCCATGACTGCCGTTGTCGGGCTCGTGATCCCCAAGCCGGCCCCGGTCGCCGCCAAGGCCGCCAAAGCCGCGCCGGCACCCGCCCCCCAACCCAAGGCAGCCGCCGCTGCCGCAGATGACTCCGAAGAGTTGGCCGTAATCTCGGCCGTCGTGGCCATGCTGATGGACGACCGCGCCCACCGGATCGTGTCGATCCGCAAGAGCGGCACGGACTGGAGCCGTGAAGGGCGTCGCCAGCATCACGCCTCGCACCGCATACGTTAA
- a CDS encoding biotin/lipoyl-containing protein, protein MKRKFRISLNNKVFEVEAEVIEEGGSSAVASPAAPAAPSAPVAPAPTAAPVAAPAPQAAAPAAAAGDVPSPLAGKVVSIEAKPGTQVQAGQTIMILEAMKMNTEVSAPHAGTVQAVHVSPGDAVEEGQPLLTIA, encoded by the coding sequence ATGAAACGCAAGTTCCGCATTTCGCTGAACAACAAGGTCTTCGAGGTCGAGGCCGAAGTGATCGAAGAAGGTGGCAGCAGTGCCGTCGCCAGCCCCGCCGCCCCGGCTGCCCCCAGCGCACCGGTCGCCCCGGCCCCGACCGCCGCTCCGGTAGCAGCCCCTGCCCCCCAGGCAGCGGCCCCCGCCGCCGCCGCTGGCGACGTGCCGAGCCCGCTGGCCGGCAAGGTCGTGAGCATCGAAGCCAAGCCCGGCACGCAAGTGCAGGCCGGCCAGACGATCATGATCCTCGAGGCCATGAAGATGAACACGGAAGTTTCGGCCCCGCACGCCGGAACCGTCCAAGCGGTGCACGTTTCTCCCGGAGATGCCGTCGAAGAAGGCCAGCCGCTGCTGACGATCGCTTAA
- a CDS encoding sodium ion-translocating decarboxylase subunit beta, whose protein sequence is MQELLIDFWHSTGFHGLEWGMVLMWAVVALLLYLAIAKQFEPLLLVPISLGAMLANLPISEIILAPPTTTVQWIEVSAVQPGIPTYTIDQRPNVPQELRFPSEEAQSDAKAHHLTPNHDYGIRSQVVEGDRVYQEVENVTPGGLLYYINQGVVLGLFPPIIFLGVGALTDFGPLIANPRTLLLGGAAQIGIFATFLGAAATPWFTLKEAASIGIIGGADGPTSIYTSSILAPDLLGAIAVAAYSYMALVPVIQPPIMRLFTTKAERKIRMTKLRNVSKLEKLVFAVAVMGFCCIVVPSAAPLIGMLFIGNILRECGVTDRLSKAAQNEIINIVTIFLGVSVGLKMESHKFLDPRTLGILALGIVAFVVATAGGVLMAKLMNVFSKTKINPLIGSAGVSAVPMAARVSHVEGQKADSSNYLLYHAMGPNVAGVIGSALAAGYFISVLGG, encoded by the coding sequence ATGCAGGAGCTCCTCATCGATTTCTGGCACTCCACCGGGTTTCACGGCCTGGAATGGGGCATGGTGCTGATGTGGGCGGTTGTCGCCCTCCTCCTCTACCTTGCCATCGCCAAACAGTTCGAACCGTTGCTGCTGGTGCCCATCTCGCTGGGCGCCATGCTGGCCAACCTGCCGATCTCGGAGATTATCCTCGCCCCGCCCACCACCACCGTCCAATGGATCGAGGTGAGTGCGGTGCAGCCGGGGATACCGACCTACACGATCGACCAGCGGCCCAACGTGCCTCAAGAGCTGAGATTTCCGAGCGAGGAAGCCCAATCGGACGCCAAAGCCCACCACCTCACCCCCAACCACGATTACGGCATTCGCAGCCAGGTAGTCGAAGGTGACCGGGTGTATCAGGAGGTGGAGAATGTCACCCCGGGTGGACTCCTCTATTACATCAACCAGGGCGTCGTACTCGGCCTCTTCCCGCCGATCATCTTCCTCGGCGTGGGTGCCTTGACCGACTTCGGGCCGCTGATTGCCAACCCGCGCACGCTGTTGCTCGGCGGCGCCGCCCAGATCGGGATCTTCGCCACCTTCCTCGGTGCGGCCGCCACCCCGTGGTTTACGCTCAAGGAAGCCGCCTCCATCGGTATCATCGGTGGTGCGGACGGCCCGACCTCGATCTACACCTCGTCCATCCTTGCGCCCGATTTGCTGGGGGCGATTGCCGTGGCCGCCTACTCCTACATGGCGCTCGTCCCGGTGATCCAGCCGCCCATCATGCGCCTCTTCACGACCAAGGCGGAGCGCAAGATCCGCATGACGAAGCTGCGCAACGTGAGCAAGCTGGAGAAGCTGGTGTTCGCCGTAGCGGTGATGGGCTTCTGCTGCATCGTGGTGCCCAGCGCGGCCCCGTTGATCGGCATGCTCTTCATCGGCAACATCCTGCGTGAGTGCGGCGTTACCGACCGCCTCTCGAAGGCCGCCCAGAACGAGATCATCAACATCGTGACGATCTTCCTCGGGGTGAGCGTGGGCCTGAAGATGGAGAGCCACAAGTTCCTCGACCCGCGCACGCTCGGCATCCTGGCACTCGGCATCGTGGCTTTCGTGGTCGCAACCGCCGGTGGGGTGTTGATGGCCAAGCTGATGAACGTCTTCAGCAAGACGAAGATCAACCCGCTGATCGGCAGTGCCGGCGTCAGCGCGGTGCCGATGGCCGCCCGCGTGAGCCACGTGGAGGGCCAGAAGGCCGACTCGTCCAACTACCTGCTCTACCACGCCATGGGCCCCAATGTGGCCGGCGTGATCGGCAGTGCGCTGGCAGCCGGTTACTTCATCTCGGTGCTCGGGGGTTGA
- a CDS encoding rhodanese-related sulfurtransferase produces MGSMLIAAFYKFVSFPQFRDWQPRIFERGEQLGLRGTVLVAHEGVNSTLAGPPEGVRTFLDYLEHEVGLGPIERKYAETAEMPFRRWKVRLKKEIVTMGQPGIDPNQIVGTYVAPQEWNRLITDPEVVVVDTRNDYEVELGTFQRAINPNTESFRDFPEWVRENLDPAQHRKVAMFCTGGIRCEKATAYLKQQGFEEVYHLQGGILKYLEEVPAQNSTWEGECFVFDERVTVNHELEPGTYALCGGCRHPIDAGDQRSAYYEEGVSCPYCYEGLSEERRASRRERHRQMQLAKQRGYDHLGAKLPLPEA; encoded by the coding sequence ATGGGCTCGATGCTCATTGCCGCTTTTTATAAATTCGTATCGTTCCCGCAGTTCCGCGACTGGCAGCCCCGCATCTTCGAGCGAGGCGAGCAACTGGGCCTGCGTGGCACGGTGCTGGTCGCGCATGAAGGGGTCAACAGCACGCTCGCGGGCCCGCCCGAAGGCGTCCGCACATTCCTGGATTACCTGGAGCACGAGGTGGGGCTTGGCCCGATCGAGCGCAAGTATGCGGAGACGGCCGAGATGCCCTTCCGCCGCTGGAAGGTGCGCCTGAAAAAGGAGATCGTGACGATGGGCCAGCCGGGCATCGACCCGAACCAGATCGTGGGCACCTACGTCGCTCCCCAGGAGTGGAATCGCCTGATTACCGACCCGGAGGTGGTGGTAGTCGATACGCGCAACGATTATGAGGTGGAGCTGGGGACCTTCCAGCGCGCGATCAACCCCAATACCGAGTCGTTTCGCGACTTCCCGGAGTGGGTGCGCGAGAACCTCGACCCGGCCCAGCATCGCAAGGTCGCGATGTTTTGCACTGGGGGCATCCGTTGCGAAAAGGCGACCGCCTACCTCAAGCAACAGGGCTTTGAAGAGGTCTACCACCTGCAGGGCGGCATCCTGAAGTATCTGGAAGAAGTGCCCGCCCAAAACAGTACGTGGGAGGGCGAATGCTTCGTCTTCGACGAGCGCGTGACCGTCAACCACGAGCTGGAGCCGGGCACGTATGCGCTCTGCGGCGGCTGTCGCCACCCGATCGACGCCGGAGACCAGCGCAGCGCCTACTACGAGGAAGGCGTCTCCTGCCCCTACTGCTACGAGGGCCTGAGCGAAGAAAGGCGCGCCAGCCGACGCGAGCGCCACCGCCAGATGCAACTGGCCAAGCAGCGCGGCTACGATCACCTGGGGGCGAAGCTGCCGCTGCCGGAAGCTTAA
- a CDS encoding PEP-CTERM sorting domain-containing protein (PEP-CTERM proteins occur, often in large numbers, in the proteomes of bacteria that also encode an exosortase, a predicted intramembrane cysteine proteinase. The presence of a PEP-CTERM domain at a protein's C-terminus predicts cleavage within the sorting domain, followed by covalent anchoring to some some component of the (usually Gram-negative) cell surface. Many PEP-CTERM proteins exhibit an unusual sequence composition that includes large numbers of potential glycosylation sites. Expression of one such protein has been shown restore the ability of a bacterium to form floc, a type of biofilm.), with translation MHLIKALSLTCVLASASALQADMTITFNLAGFGNTEGIPTNGMNFAIVADTGGDGFALGEYLAFDITANSQFLPTGGGLSDDLFLFGINGLTSTVFAPPLSSNGAIGSIVNVPYDSLTLSPGMEFGLIWFDSNAANEGDYYGFVRGIDWVLGSDGDAISGLESVVPGAAGYMIIPEPGTYALAFGAGALLWASFRRRRA, from the coding sequence ATGCATTTGATCAAAGCACTTTCTCTCACCTGTGTGCTCGCCTCGGCCTCTGCGCTGCAAGCCGATATGACGATCACCTTCAATCTCGCCGGCTTCGGCAATACGGAGGGCATCCCCACCAATGGGATGAACTTCGCCATCGTGGCCGATACCGGCGGTGACGGGTTTGCGCTGGGTGAATACCTCGCGTTCGACATTACGGCCAATAGCCAGTTTCTGCCCACAGGGGGCGGCCTGAGCGACGATCTTTTCCTGTTTGGCATCAACGGCCTGACCTCCACGGTCTTCGCTCCGCCGCTGTCTTCCAATGGCGCGATCGGTTCCATTGTCAACGTGCCTTACGACAGCTTGACGCTTAGCCCCGGCATGGAGTTCGGCCTCATCTGGTTCGATAGCAACGCAGCCAATGAGGGGGATTACTACGGCTTTGTGCGCGGTATCGACTGGGTCCTTGGATCCGATGGCGATGCTATCTCCGGTCTTGAATCCGTTGTGCCAGGTGCCGCAGGTTATATGATCATCCCGGAGCCGGGTACCTATGCCTTGGCTTTTGGTGCGGGCGCCCTTCTTTGGGCCAGCTTCCGCCGCCGTCGCGCCTAG
- a CDS encoding TIGR02597 family protein: MKFLLFSLSCLALAASGLHAIEAFSEPAGAMRVTLRGGSDTRLGLPLDRQYLYQGRIEAVDGNVITLAGTPGWTPNQWQPQGAGDETYEVLVTLGVEDGMALRIVANGTNTLQVALAGDSLADVATNAANGAGQGDIIRILPSHTPASLLGAAPLPDQTILYLYDRTDPAMNKAPAAVLTYSQAYGWYDANFAVADHLPIERGTSFIVRLPKGTPDVDVILDGQVPLTSDRKVIPARAARLDYPFSISDPIGVNIGASGLGLVDQTMLYAYDQSSAGYNQSPSAVLTYYEGYGWYDQGFNIVDNTFILAPGAGYVLRMPSVSSPTNFVVSRLPDYVE; this comes from the coding sequence ATGAAATTCCTTCTGTTTTCTCTCTCCTGTCTAGCGCTGGCGGCCTCTGGCCTCCATGCCATCGAAGCCTTCTCCGAGCCCGCTGGCGCCATGCGCGTGACTTTGCGCGGCGGCTCCGACACCCGCCTCGGCCTGCCGTTGGATCGCCAATACCTCTACCAGGGGCGGATTGAAGCGGTCGACGGTAACGTCATTACTTTGGCGGGCACGCCGGGGTGGACGCCGAATCAGTGGCAGCCGCAAGGCGCGGGTGATGAAACCTACGAAGTGCTTGTGACGCTGGGGGTGGAAGATGGCATGGCGTTGCGGATCGTGGCCAACGGCACCAATACCCTGCAAGTGGCGCTGGCTGGAGATTCGCTGGCCGATGTGGCCACCAATGCCGCAAACGGCGCGGGGCAGGGCGATATCATCCGCATCCTGCCCAGCCACACGCCGGCGAGCCTTCTGGGTGCCGCTCCGCTGCCCGATCAAACGATCCTCTACCTCTATGACCGGACCGATCCGGCGATGAACAAGGCGCCCGCAGCCGTCCTGACTTATTCGCAGGCCTACGGCTGGTATGACGCCAATTTCGCCGTTGCCGATCACCTCCCCATCGAGCGGGGCACATCTTTTATCGTGCGCCTGCCAAAGGGCACTCCGGATGTCGACGTGATCCTCGATGGCCAGGTGCCGCTGACGAGCGACCGCAAGGTGATTCCCGCTCGCGCGGCCAGGCTCGATTACCCGTTTTCGATCTCCGACCCGATCGGGGTCAACATCGGTGCCTCCGGTCTGGGCCTGGTCGATCAGACAATGCTGTACGCCTACGACCAGTCCAGCGCCGGTTACAACCAGTCGCCGAGCGCAGTACTGACTTACTATGAGGGCTATGGCTGGTACGATCAGGGGTTTAATATCGTGGACAATACGTTTATACTCGCACCGGGTGCCGGTTATGTATTACGTATGCCCTCGGTCTCCAGCCCGACAAATTTTGTCGTCTCTCGCCTTCCGGATTACGTGGAATAA
- a CDS encoding trypsin-like serine protease, which produces MDVSLNFGSPQRTVLAGDSNAFPVDSPTQRLDDLGAASPFSFVGSLRIQTSSQLYYASASAISPNWVLTAAHNVDYDDDGQVDGGLSIQFNLPDYGTYTATSSVVHPGFTGFNNPSLNDDLALLYFSTPLPEALLFPTFGSVGLGDEVTMVGFGRSGYGDLGYMTAATLDQRRVGENVLDVMLVDDEGSGQAELFEYDFDAPDTVGLIGGSLGNDRESMIGVGDSGGPLLVMGENGYEIVGVNTYLLSADGTFGNSAGGVLTTPYLDWISSITGIAVIPEPNTAAIPLLVLLCLGLRRWKHLKSSSR; this is translated from the coding sequence ATGGACGTTTCGCTCAATTTCGGTTCTCCTCAACGCACGGTGCTGGCGGGCGATTCCAACGCCTTCCCGGTCGATTCGCCTACGCAGCGGCTCGACGACTTGGGTGCGGCTTCGCCTTTCAGCTTTGTCGGCTCGCTGCGCATCCAGACGAGTTCGCAGCTCTACTACGCCAGCGCCAGTGCCATCTCGCCCAACTGGGTGCTGACGGCGGCCCACAACGTTGACTACGATGACGACGGTCAGGTCGACGGTGGGCTCTCGATCCAGTTCAACCTGCCGGACTACGGCACCTACACGGCGACCAGCAGCGTGGTGCATCCCGGCTTTACGGGCTTCAACAATCCCTCACTCAACGACGACCTCGCGCTGCTCTACTTCAGCACGCCCTTGCCCGAAGCGCTGCTCTTCCCGACCTTCGGCTCGGTGGGGCTGGGCGACGAGGTGACGATGGTGGGCTTTGGCCGCTCCGGCTACGGCGACCTCGGCTACATGACCGCCGCGACGCTCGACCAGCGCCGCGTGGGCGAAAACGTACTCGATGTGATGCTGGTCGACGACGAGGGCAGTGGGCAAGCCGAGCTGTTCGAATACGACTTTGATGCGCCCGACACGGTGGGTCTGATCGGTGGCAGCCTCGGCAACGACCGTGAGTCGATGATCGGCGTGGGCGACTCCGGCGGGCCTCTGCTCGTGATGGGCGAAAACGGTTACGAAATCGTCGGCGTCAACACCTACCTGCTGAGCGCCGACGGCACCTTCGGCAACTCTGCCGGCGGCGTCCTCACCACGCCCTACCTCGACTGGATTTCCTCCATTACCGGCATCGCCGTCATTCCCGAGCCCAACACGGCGGCGATCCCGCTACTGGTCCTCCTTTGCCTCGGCCTGCGCCGCTGGAAACACCTCAAAAGCTCCTCCCGATGA